Proteins found in one Paraburkholderia caballeronis genomic segment:
- the bamC gene encoding outer membrane protein assembly factor BamC has product MKRSAFSLHATRMAVLSLAVGSLAGCESLNDWFASDRVNYKDTASAPPLVVPQDLTAAPSDQRFVAPLPTVALGNEPKRTVTSAGNATLGQPSAQDPLGMHIERDGDRRWLVVDGRTPDDVWPILQEFWQQNGFSLTTDSAATGIMTTDWAENRANIPDDWFRRTIGRVIDFAYSSGTRDRFRTLVTRGPDGQTDISITHSAMEEVLTGQDKTMSRWVERPRDPALEAAFLSKLMQKFGLTDGQSKQLLTDAHQSTAIAQIDGGSATLDLPESFDRAWLRVGLALDRTNFTVDNRDREKGIYYVRYADSMQELKGDGLLGKLFYNPAKAKKQTGPEFLVTVRPKTDTLTQVAVLDQNGQVTTSSDAQRIVSALNAQLN; this is encoded by the coding sequence ATGAAACGTTCCGCTTTTTCCCTCCACGCGACCCGCATGGCGGTGCTGTCGCTTGCTGTCGGTTCGCTCGCCGGTTGCGAGTCGCTGAACGACTGGTTCGCGTCGGATCGCGTGAACTACAAGGACACGGCGAGCGCGCCGCCGCTCGTCGTGCCGCAGGACCTGACCGCCGCGCCGTCCGACCAGCGCTTCGTCGCGCCGCTGCCGACGGTCGCGCTCGGCAACGAGCCGAAGCGCACGGTGACGAGCGCCGGCAACGCGACGCTCGGCCAGCCGAGCGCGCAGGACCCGCTCGGGATGCACATCGAGCGTGACGGCGACCGCCGCTGGCTGGTCGTCGACGGCCGCACGCCGGACGACGTATGGCCGATCCTGCAGGAATTCTGGCAGCAGAACGGCTTCTCGCTGACGACCGACTCGGCGGCCACCGGCATCATGACGACCGACTGGGCGGAAAACCGCGCGAACATTCCGGACGACTGGTTCCGCCGCACGATTGGCCGCGTGATCGACTTCGCGTATTCGTCGGGCACGCGCGACCGTTTCCGCACGCTGGTGACGCGCGGGCCGGATGGGCAGACCGACATCTCGATCACGCACAGCGCGATGGAAGAAGTGCTGACGGGCCAGGACAAGACGATGTCGCGCTGGGTCGAGCGTCCGCGCGATCCGGCGCTGGAAGCGGCGTTCCTGTCGAAGCTGATGCAGAAGTTCGGGCTGACCGACGGCCAGTCGAAGCAACTGCTGACCGACGCGCACCAGTCGACGGCGATCGCGCAGATCGACGGCGGCAGCGCGACGCTCGATCTGCCCGAGTCGTTCGACCGTGCGTGGCTGCGCGTAGGCCTCGCGCTCGACCGGACGAATTTCACGGTCGACAACCGCGACCGCGAAAAGGGCATCTACTACGTCCGTTACGCGGATTCGATGCAGGAACTGAAGGGCGACGGCCTGCTCGGCAAGCTGTTCTACAACCCGGCGAAGGCGAAGAAGCAGACCGGGCCGGAATTCCTCGTGACCGTCCGTCCGAAGACCGACACGCTGACGCAGGTCGCGGTGCTGGACCAGAACGGGCAGGTGACGACGTCGTCGGACGCGCAGCGGATCGTGTCCGCGCTGAACGCGCAGCTGAACTGA
- a CDS encoding ferritin-like domain-containing protein, with amino-acid sequence MSADRLTAPSLTVSSDSAAACWRALALDALRECDPSAKADAVRALRARATADEPRDGAWFPERVFDAPADLPGRPTCPELVEPRGLGRRSMSTPHGRVVLLHALAHIEFNAINLALDAVWRFPRMPAAFYADWLKVAAEEAYHFSLLRARLADYGHAYGDFPAHNGLWEMCERTRDDVLARMALVPRTLEARGLDASPPIRARLKQAGDDVSAGILDVILRDEVGHVRIGNHWFRHLCGERGLDPHDAWRDLAARYHAPRLRGPFNFDARRSAGFDDAELDALVAQDADDPARP; translated from the coding sequence ATGAGTGCCGACCGCTTGACCGCTCCTTCCTTGACCGTTTCTTCCGATTCCGCCGCCGCGTGCTGGCGCGCCCTCGCGCTCGACGCGCTGCGCGAATGCGATCCGTCAGCGAAGGCCGACGCGGTCCGCGCGCTGCGCGCGCGCGCGACAGCGGACGAACCGCGCGACGGCGCATGGTTTCCGGAGCGCGTGTTCGATGCGCCCGCCGATCTGCCGGGCCGGCCCACGTGTCCGGAACTGGTCGAGCCGCGCGGTCTCGGACGGCGCAGCATGAGCACGCCGCACGGCCGGGTCGTGCTGCTGCATGCGCTCGCGCACATCGAGTTCAACGCGATCAATCTCGCGCTCGACGCGGTGTGGCGCTTTCCGCGGATGCCCGCTGCGTTCTACGCCGACTGGCTGAAGGTCGCGGCGGAGGAGGCGTATCACTTTTCGCTGCTGCGCGCGCGTCTCGCGGACTACGGCCATGCGTACGGCGACTTTCCCGCGCACAACGGTCTGTGGGAGATGTGCGAGCGCACGCGCGACGACGTGCTCGCGCGGATGGCGCTCGTGCCGCGCACGCTGGAGGCGCGCGGCCTCGACGCGTCTCCGCCGATCCGCGCGCGGCTGAAGCAGGCCGGCGACGACGTATCCGCCGGCATCCTCGACGTGATCCTGCGCGACGAGGTCGGGCACGTGCGGATCGGCAACCACTGGTTCCGTCATCTGTGCGGCGAGCGGGGGCTCGATCCGCATGATGCGTGGCGGGATCTCGCGGCCCGCTATCATGCGCCGCGTCTGCGCGGTCCGTTCAATTTCGACGCGCGCCGCTCGGCCGGTTTCGACGACGCCGAACTCGACGCGCTCGTCGCGCAGGACGCGGACGACCCAGCGCGGCCATAA
- a CDS encoding class I SAM-dependent methyltransferase produces the protein MTSTPIAGSGCGGAAGPSRWVRRWAHLVEPGGAVLDVASGAGRHARWFAQRGHPVAAIDRDAAALATLRDEPRITTVEADLEGAPWPLPDDARFAAVVVTNYLHRPLMQRLADALAPGGVLIYETFAQGNETVGKPSNPAFLLAPGELLAAFAPALRVVAYQDGFLPEPRPAFVQRICAVREWRAAEHADDAATQGVPVPRYDLTG, from the coding sequence ATGACCTCGACGCCCATTGCGGGTTCCGGATGCGGCGGCGCGGCCGGGCCGTCGCGCTGGGTGCGCCGCTGGGCGCATCTGGTCGAGCCGGGCGGCGCGGTGCTCGACGTCGCGTCGGGCGCGGGCCGCCACGCGCGCTGGTTCGCGCAGCGCGGCCATCCGGTCGCCGCAATCGATCGTGACGCCGCCGCGCTCGCGACGCTGCGCGACGAGCCGCGGATCACGACCGTCGAAGCCGACCTCGAAGGCGCGCCGTGGCCGCTGCCGGACGACGCGCGCTTCGCGGCGGTCGTCGTCACGAACTACCTGCATCGTCCGTTGATGCAGCGTCTCGCCGACGCGCTCGCGCCCGGCGGCGTGCTGATCTACGAAACGTTCGCGCAAGGCAACGAGACGGTCGGCAAACCGTCGAATCCCGCTTTCCTGCTCGCGCCGGGCGAACTGCTCGCGGCGTTTGCGCCGGCGCTGCGGGTGGTCGCGTATCAGGACGGATTCCTGCCGGAACCGCGGCCGGCGTTCGTGCAGCGGATTTGCGCGGTGCGCGAGTGGCGGGCCGCGGAGCATGCCGACGACGCCGCGACTCAGGGCGTACCCGTACCGCGTTACGATCTGACCGGCTAA
- the dapA gene encoding 4-hydroxy-tetrahydrodipicolinate synthase, whose amino-acid sequence MANGTQDGITLRGSIPAIVTPMHEDGSLDLPAFRKLIDWHVEEGTDALVVVGTSGESATLNVEEHILMVKTAVEHAAGRLPIIAGSGGNSTAEAIELTGQAKSVGANASLQVVPYYNKPTQEGMYRHFAKIAETVDLPMILYNVPGRTVADMANETILRLARVPGIVGVKEATGNIDRAAHLIKEAPAGFSIFSGDDPTAIALMLLGGHGNISVTANVAPRQMSLLCKAALAADAKTAREIHLKLLSLHKNLFVESNPIPAKWALQQLGRIEGGIRLPLTPLDERYHGVVRAALREAGLLA is encoded by the coding sequence ATGGCTAACGGCACTCAAGACGGCATTACGCTGCGGGGCAGCATCCCTGCGATCGTCACCCCGATGCACGAAGACGGCAGCCTCGACCTGCCGGCGTTCCGCAAACTGATCGACTGGCACGTGGAAGAGGGGACGGATGCACTCGTCGTCGTCGGCACGAGCGGCGAGTCCGCGACGCTGAACGTCGAAGAGCACATCCTGATGGTGAAGACCGCGGTCGAGCACGCGGCCGGCCGTCTGCCGATCATCGCCGGCTCCGGCGGCAACTCGACCGCCGAGGCGATCGAGCTGACCGGGCAGGCGAAGTCCGTCGGCGCGAACGCGTCGCTGCAGGTCGTGCCGTATTACAACAAGCCGACGCAGGAAGGGATGTATCGCCACTTCGCGAAGATCGCGGAGACGGTCGATCTGCCGATGATCCTGTACAACGTGCCGGGCCGCACCGTCGCGGACATGGCGAACGAAACGATCCTGCGCCTCGCGCGGGTGCCGGGCATCGTCGGCGTGAAGGAAGCGACCGGCAACATCGATCGCGCCGCGCACCTGATCAAGGAAGCGCCGGCCGGGTTCTCGATCTTCAGCGGCGACGATCCGACCGCGATCGCGCTGATGCTGCTCGGCGGCCACGGCAACATCTCGGTGACCGCGAACGTCGCGCCGCGCCAGATGAGCCTGTTGTGCAAGGCCGCGCTTGCCGCCGACGCGAAGACCGCGCGCGAAATTCACCTGAAGCTGCTGTCGCTGCACAAGAACCTGTTCGTCGAATCGAACCCGATTCCGGCGAAGTGGGCGCTGCAGCAGCTCGGCCGCATCGAAGGCGGAATCCGCCTGCCGCTGACGCCGCTCGACGAGCGTTATCACGGCGTGGTGCGCGCGGCTTTGCGCGAAGCAGGCTTGCTGGCCTGA
- the hslO gene encoding Hsp33 family molecular chaperone HslO, whose amino-acid sequence MNDQLQKFMFSTAPVRGEIVSLRNTWQEVLTRRQYPAPVRTVLGEMMAACALLSANLKFDGTLIMQIFGDGPVKMLVVQCSSDLSMRATARLSEEAAATLDGDVSLTDLVNASGHGRCVITLDPANKQPGQQPYQGIVPLNGDDGPLPSIASVLEHYMRHSEQLDTRMWLAANDDRAVGMLLQKLPGDGGIVPHPGELDADTWERVCTLSATLSRDELLEQEPETVFRRLFWQENVHHFEPAGARFQCSCSREKVGAMLRMLGRAEVDSVIEERGHVEVHCEYCNQRYEFDPVDVAQLFVVTGLSEGVAPADGQRH is encoded by the coding sequence GTGAACGACCAGTTGCAGAAATTCATGTTCAGTACGGCCCCGGTGCGCGGCGAGATCGTGTCGCTGCGCAACACCTGGCAGGAGGTGCTGACGCGCCGCCAGTACCCGGCGCCGGTGCGCACGGTGCTCGGCGAGATGATGGCCGCGTGCGCGCTGCTGTCCGCGAACCTGAAGTTCGACGGCACGCTGATCATGCAGATCTTCGGCGACGGCCCGGTCAAGATGCTGGTCGTGCAGTGCAGTTCCGACCTGTCGATGCGCGCGACCGCGCGGCTCTCCGAAGAAGCGGCCGCGACGCTCGACGGCGACGTGTCGCTCACGGACCTCGTGAACGCGAGCGGCCACGGCCGCTGCGTGATCACGCTCGACCCGGCGAACAAGCAGCCGGGCCAGCAGCCGTATCAGGGCATCGTGCCGCTGAACGGCGACGACGGCCCGCTGCCGTCGATCGCGTCGGTCCTCGAACACTACATGCGTCATTCGGAGCAGCTCGACACGCGGATGTGGCTCGCCGCGAACGACGATCGCGCGGTCGGCATGCTGCTGCAGAAACTGCCGGGCGACGGCGGCATCGTCCCGCATCCGGGCGAACTCGACGCCGACACGTGGGAGCGCGTATGCACGCTGAGCGCGACGCTCTCGCGCGACGAACTGCTCGAACAGGAACCGGAGACCGTGTTCCGCCGGCTCTTCTGGCAGGAAAACGTTCATCACTTCGAGCCGGCCGGCGCGCGCTTCCAGTGCTCGTGCTCGCGCGAGAAGGTCGGCGCGATGCTGCGGATGCTCGGCCGCGCCGAGGTCGATAGCGTGATCGAGGAACGCGGGCACGTCGAGGTCCACTGCGAATACTGCAACCAGCGCTACGAGTTCGACCCGGTCGACGTCGCGCAACTTTTCGTCGTCACCGGGCTCTCAGAGGGAGTCGCCCCCGCCGACGGGCAACGCCACTGA
- a CDS encoding site-2 protease family protein — MDASLIQTIAVYALPVIFAITLHEAAHGFVARKLGDDTAYVLGRVSFNPMRHIDPVGTIAMPLILYFLTGGAFVFGYAKPVPIAFRNLRDPRWGSLWVAAAGPLCNFIQALVWGVFGVVLAVLDVQEPFFTRMAAAGVGVNLVLGVLNLFPLPPLDGGRVLTALLPPRASIALSRLEPYGFFIVMALVLTGVLTRFWLRPLVSLGYDAVTAILTPLVSLLT; from the coding sequence ATGGATGCTTCCCTGATACAAACGATCGCCGTCTACGCGCTGCCGGTCATCTTCGCGATTACGCTGCACGAGGCCGCGCACGGGTTCGTCGCGCGCAAGCTCGGCGACGACACCGCGTACGTGCTCGGCCGCGTGTCGTTCAACCCGATGCGCCACATCGATCCGGTCGGCACGATCGCGATGCCGCTGATCCTCTATTTCCTGACCGGCGGCGCGTTCGTGTTCGGTTACGCGAAGCCGGTGCCGATCGCGTTCCGCAACCTGCGCGATCCGCGCTGGGGCAGCCTGTGGGTCGCGGCGGCCGGGCCGCTGTGCAACTTCATCCAGGCGCTCGTGTGGGGCGTGTTCGGCGTCGTGCTCGCGGTGCTCGACGTGCAGGAGCCGTTCTTCACGCGGATGGCCGCGGCCGGCGTAGGCGTGAACCTCGTGCTCGGCGTGCTGAATCTCTTTCCGCTGCCGCCGCTCGACGGCGGCCGCGTGCTGACCGCGCTCTTGCCGCCGCGCGCGAGCATCGCGTTGTCGCGCCTGGAGCCGTACGGCTTCTTCATCGTGATGGCGCTCGTGCTGACCGGCGTGCTGACGCGGTTCTGGCTGCGCCCGCTGGTCAGCCTCGGTTATGACGCGGTGACCGCGATTCTTACTCCCCTTGTGTCGCTCCTTACATAA
- a CDS encoding MBL fold metallo-hydrolase: MRFASLGSGSEGNALVVEAGSGATTTRVLLDCGFSAKEAERRLLRAGIAADALDALVITHEHSDHIGSALTLARRWSIPLYMSWGTARAVGADDADVDLHLLWGDETVEIGELGVLPYTVPHDAREPLQFVFSDGASRLGVLTDVGESTPHIGAVLGGCDALVLECNHDLPMLSTSRYPASLKARIGGSHGHLNNDAAAGILAGLDRSRLRYLVAAHLSRENNTPELAQAAMAAVLGNAITEIRVASQDDGFDWLML; this comes from the coding sequence GTGCGGTTTGCGAGCCTCGGCAGCGGCAGCGAAGGCAACGCACTGGTCGTAGAAGCGGGCAGCGGCGCGACGACGACGCGCGTGCTGCTCGATTGCGGTTTCTCCGCGAAGGAGGCCGAGCGGCGACTGCTCCGGGCGGGCATCGCCGCCGACGCGCTCGACGCGCTCGTCATCACCCACGAACATAGCGACCACATCGGCAGCGCGCTGACGCTCGCGCGCCGCTGGTCGATTCCGCTGTACATGAGCTGGGGCACGGCGCGCGCGGTCGGTGCGGACGACGCCGACGTCGATCTGCACCTGCTGTGGGGCGACGAGACGGTGGAGATCGGCGAACTGGGCGTGCTGCCGTACACGGTGCCGCACGACGCGCGCGAGCCGTTGCAGTTCGTGTTCTCGGACGGCGCGAGCCGGCTCGGCGTGCTGACCGACGTCGGCGAATCGACGCCGCACATCGGCGCGGTGCTCGGCGGCTGCGACGCGCTGGTCCTCGAATGCAATCACGATCTGCCAATGCTCTCGACGAGCCGTTATCCGGCGTCGCTGAAGGCGCGGATCGGCGGCTCGCACGGACATCTGAACAACGACGCGGCGGCCGGCATTCTCGCGGGGCTCGACCGGTCGAGGCTGCGCTATCTGGTGGCCGCGCACCTGAGTCGCGAGAACAACACGCCCGAACTCGCGCAGGCGGCGATGGCGGCGGTGCTCGGCAACGCAATCACGGAAATCAGGGTCGCGTCGCAGGACGACGGTTTCGACTGGCTGATGCTCTGA
- a CDS encoding L-threonylcarbamoyladenylate synthase, which produces MSQFFRLHPENPQPRLVKQAVQIIRDGGVIALPTDSSYALACRLDDKGAAERLRRIRGLDERQLLSLMVRDLSELASFAMVDNRQYRLIRSVTPGPYVFVLQATKEVPRRLSHPSRKTIGLRVPGHPIPLAILEELGEPLLASTLILPPDTEPLNDSEEIRERLEKQLDLVIDGGACPREPSTVIDLTGGEPVLVRAGRGSLEPFGLEAPA; this is translated from the coding sequence ATGTCCCAGTTCTTTCGGCTTCACCCCGAAAATCCGCAGCCGCGTCTCGTGAAACAGGCGGTGCAGATCATCCGCGACGGCGGCGTGATCGCGCTGCCGACCGATTCGAGCTACGCGCTCGCGTGCCGGCTCGACGACAAGGGCGCGGCCGAACGGCTGCGCCGCATCCGCGGCCTCGACGAGCGGCAACTGCTGTCGCTGATGGTGCGCGACCTGTCCGAACTGGCGAGTTTCGCGATGGTCGACAACCGCCAGTACCGGCTGATCCGGTCGGTGACGCCGGGGCCGTACGTGTTCGTGCTGCAGGCGACGAAGGAAGTGCCGCGGCGGTTGTCGCATCCGTCGCGCAAGACGATCGGGCTGCGCGTGCCGGGTCATCCGATTCCGCTTGCGATTCTCGAAGAACTCGGCGAGCCGCTGCTCGCGTCGACGCTGATCCTGCCGCCCGACACGGAGCCGCTGAACGATTCCGAAGAGATCCGCGAGCGGCTCGAAAAACAGCTGGATCTGGTGATCGACGGTGGCGCGTGTCCGCGTGAACCGTCGACGGTGATCGACCTGACGGGCGGCGAACCGGTGCTGGTGCGCGCGGGCCGGGGCAGTCTCGAACCGTTCGGGCTCGAAGCGCCCGCATGA
- the ftsB gene encoding cell division protein FtsB → MRLVTVVLIVLLVLIQYPLWWGHGGWLRVHELQQQLAKQLQQNSDEKLRNERIAGEVQDLQNGTAAVEERARYEMGMVKDSEVFVQFVSPNAAAAAAQNAPSSNTSTRGEMSAAPVRVVPNPVSRVPERKRGHTKDAKDTKEAKKKAG, encoded by the coding sequence ATGCGGCTTGTCACTGTCGTCCTGATCGTCCTGCTGGTCCTGATCCAGTACCCGCTCTGGTGGGGCCACGGCGGCTGGCTGCGCGTCCACGAGTTGCAGCAGCAGCTCGCGAAGCAGTTGCAGCAGAATTCGGACGAGAAGCTGCGCAACGAGCGCATCGCCGGCGAAGTACAGGATCTGCAGAACGGCACCGCGGCCGTCGAGGAGCGCGCGCGCTACGAGATGGGGATGGTGAAGGACAGCGAAGTGTTCGTGCAGTTCGTGTCGCCGAACGCGGCGGCTGCGGCGGCGCAGAACGCTCCGTCGTCGAATACGTCCACGCGGGGCGAGATGTCGGCCGCGCCGGTGCGGGTGGTGCCGAACCCGGTGTCGCGCGTGCCCGAGCGCAAGCGCGGGCACACGAAAGACGCAAAGGACACGAAAGAGGCGAAGAAAAAGGCGGGATGA
- a CDS encoding gamma carbonic anhydrase family protein has protein sequence MAIYKLGDAAPTIHESVFVADNAAIIGNVSIAQEASVWFGATLRGDNEPITVGARTNIQEAAVLHADPGFPLTLEDNVTVGHQAMLHGCTVKEGSLVGIQAVVLNGAVIGRNCLVAAGAVVTEGKIFPDNSLILGAPAKVVRELSDAEIAGLRRNADGYATRRDYFKAQLVRIG, from the coding sequence GTGGCAATCTACAAGCTTGGCGACGCTGCGCCGACCATTCACGAGAGCGTGTTCGTCGCCGACAACGCGGCGATCATCGGCAACGTGTCGATCGCGCAGGAGGCGAGCGTCTGGTTCGGCGCGACGCTGCGCGGCGACAACGAGCCGATCACGGTCGGCGCGCGCACGAACATCCAGGAAGCGGCGGTGCTGCATGCGGACCCGGGCTTCCCGCTGACGCTCGAAGACAACGTGACGGTCGGCCATCAGGCGATGCTGCACGGCTGCACGGTGAAGGAAGGCTCGCTGGTCGGCATTCAGGCGGTGGTCTTGAATGGTGCGGTGATCGGCCGCAACTGTCTGGTCGCGGCCGGCGCGGTCGTGACCGAAGGCAAGATATTCCCCGACAACTCGCTGATTCTCGGCGCGCCCGCGAAGGTGGTCCGCGAGCTGTCCGACGCGGAAATCGCCGGCCTGCGTCGCAACGCGGACGGCTACGCGACCCGCCGCGACTATTTCAAGGCGCAGCTCGTGCGGATCGGCTGA
- a CDS encoding tryptophan--tRNA ligase, whose protein sequence is MFPDRIFSGMRPTGSLHLGHYHGVLKNWVRLQSEYPCFFCVVDWHALTTHYETPEVIERNVWDVLIDWLASGIDPNQATLFIQSRVPEHAELSLLLGMSTPLGWLERVPTYKEQIEKLRDKDLGTYGFLGYPVLMAADILLYRASLVPVGEDQVPHVEMTREIARRFNYMYGREPGFEEKALEAAKKLGGKRSKLYHELRNAYQQEGDDEALEQARALLSESQSLSMNDRERLFGYLEGSRKIILPEPQVLLTEASRMPGLDGQKMSKSYGNTIGLREDADTIAKKVRTMPTDPARVRRTDPGDPDKCPVWKLHEVYTDEATHDWVQKGCRSAGIGCLECKQPVIEGILREQQPMLERAQKYMDDPSLLRAIVADGCDKARKFASETMRDVREAMGLSYT, encoded by the coding sequence ATGTTCCCAGACCGTATCTTCTCCGGCATGCGGCCCACCGGGTCGCTGCACCTCGGCCACTATCACGGCGTGCTGAAAAACTGGGTGCGGCTCCAGTCCGAATACCCGTGTTTCTTCTGCGTCGTGGACTGGCACGCGCTGACCACGCACTACGAGACGCCCGAGGTGATCGAGCGGAACGTGTGGGACGTGCTGATCGACTGGCTCGCGTCGGGCATCGATCCGAACCAGGCGACGCTGTTCATCCAGAGCCGTGTGCCCGAGCACGCGGAACTGTCGCTGCTGCTCGGCATGAGCACGCCGCTCGGCTGGCTCGAACGCGTGCCGACCTACAAGGAGCAGATCGAGAAGCTGCGCGACAAGGATCTCGGCACCTATGGCTTCCTCGGATATCCGGTGCTGATGGCGGCGGACATCCTGCTGTATCGCGCGTCGCTCGTGCCGGTCGGCGAGGACCAGGTGCCGCACGTCGAGATGACCCGCGAGATCGCGCGCCGCTTCAACTACATGTACGGCCGCGAGCCGGGCTTCGAGGAGAAGGCGCTCGAAGCGGCGAAGAAGCTCGGCGGCAAGCGCTCGAAGCTGTATCACGAACTGCGCAACGCGTATCAGCAGGAAGGCGACGACGAGGCACTCGAACAGGCGCGCGCGCTGCTGTCCGAATCGCAGAGCCTGTCGATGAACGATCGCGAGCGGCTGTTCGGCTACCTCGAAGGCTCGCGCAAGATCATCCTGCCGGAGCCGCAGGTGCTGCTGACCGAGGCGTCGCGGATGCCGGGCCTCGACGGCCAGAAGATGTCGAAGTCGTACGGCAACACGATCGGGTTGCGCGAGGACGCGGACACGATCGCGAAGAAGGTCCGCACGATGCCGACCGATCCGGCGCGCGTGCGCCGCACCGATCCGGGCGATCCGGACAAGTGCCCGGTGTGGAAGCTGCACGAGGTCTACACCGACGAAGCGACGCACGACTGGGTGCAGAAGGGCTGCCGCTCGGCGGGAATCGGCTGCCTCGAATGCAAGCAGCCGGTCATCGAAGGGATCCTGCGCGAGCAGCAGCCGATGCTGGAGCGCGCGCAGAAGTACATGGACGATCCGTCGCTGCTGCGTGCGATCGTCGCGGACGGCTGCGACAAGGCGCGCAAGTTCGCATCGGAGACGATGCGCGACGTGCGCGAGGCGATGGGCCTGTCGTATACCTGA
- a CDS encoding alpha/beta fold hydrolase, producing MNLSRSEFVDVNGIRVHVRRWGRPDAPVLFMLHGWMDVAASFQFVVDALGDRWQVIAPDLRGFGLSDWPVASRGGGGYWFPDYLADLDALLDHYAPAGEVNLVGHSLGANVVCAYAGVRPGRVRRVVDLEGFGLRAASADEAPGRLRGWLDELREPPTLRRYPTLDAVAARLVKTNPRLAASRARFLAEHWSKPDGEGGYALLADPAHKMHGPLLYRLEEITAIWSQVRAKVLHVEAAGSPTLAMIAGPVPLDQFKARFRAFPDWRERIIDEAGHMVHHDQPEQVAALIDAFCG from the coding sequence ATGAATCTTTCCCGCTCCGAATTCGTCGACGTCAACGGCATCCGCGTGCACGTGCGGCGCTGGGGCCGGCCCGACGCGCCGGTCCTCTTCATGCTGCACGGCTGGATGGACGTCGCCGCGTCATTCCAGTTCGTCGTCGACGCGCTCGGCGACCGCTGGCAGGTGATCGCGCCGGACCTGCGCGGCTTCGGCCTGTCCGACTGGCCGGTGGCCTCGCGCGGCGGCGGCGGCTACTGGTTCCCGGACTATCTCGCGGACCTCGACGCGCTGCTCGACCATTACGCGCCGGCCGGCGAAGTGAATCTCGTCGGCCACAGCCTCGGCGCGAACGTCGTCTGCGCGTATGCGGGCGTGCGGCCCGGGCGCGTGCGGCGCGTCGTCGATCTCGAAGGTTTCGGCCTGCGCGCGGCGAGCGCGGACGAAGCGCCGGGCCGCCTGCGCGGATGGCTCGACGAACTGCGCGAGCCGCCGACGCTGCGTCGTTATCCGACGCTCGATGCGGTCGCGGCGCGCCTCGTGAAGACGAATCCGCGGCTTGCCGCATCGCGCGCGCGGTTCCTCGCGGAGCACTGGTCGAAGCCGGACGGCGAAGGCGGTTACGCGCTGCTTGCCGATCCGGCGCACAAGATGCACGGCCCGCTGCTGTACCGGCTCGAAGAGATCACGGCGATCTGGTCGCAGGTCCGCGCGAAGGTGCTGCACGTCGAGGCGGCCGGGTCGCCGACACTCGCGATGATCGCCGGCCCGGTGCCGCTCGACCAGTTCAAGGCGCGGTTCCGCGCGTTTCCGGACTGGCGTGAGCGGATCATCGACGAGGCCGGCCACATGGTTCATCACGATCAGCCGGAGCAGGTCGCGGCGCTGATCGACGCGTTCTGCGGATGA
- a CDS encoding 3',5'-nucleoside bisphosphate phosphatase codes for MNADLHCHSTVSDGQLAPAAVARRAQAGGVTLWSLTDHDEVGGQQEARTTAEALGMRYLCGVEISVTWASRTVHIVGLGIDPDNPTLVDGLARMRSGRDSRAEAIGARLAELGIDGAYEGALRYVSNPDLISRTHFARFLVEAGHVASVQDAFTRYLGDDKPGYVPYRWAKLEDSIAWIKAAGGEAVVAHPGRYAYTPVQFGALFGEFIDLGGKAIEVVTGSHTPDQYAEYANVARRYGFEASRGSDFHAPGPDSVEPGSLPPLPSDLKPVWERWL; via the coding sequence ATGAACGCCGACCTCCACTGTCACTCCACCGTTTCCGACGGCCAACTGGCCCCGGCCGCCGTCGCGCGGCGGGCACAGGCCGGTGGCGTGACGCTGTGGTCGCTGACCGATCACGACGAAGTCGGCGGCCAGCAGGAGGCGCGGACAACGGCCGAGGCGCTCGGGATGCGCTACCTGTGCGGCGTCGAGATTTCGGTCACGTGGGCGTCGCGCACCGTGCATATCGTCGGGCTCGGCATCGATCCGGACAACCCGACGCTCGTCGACGGCCTCGCGCGGATGCGCAGCGGCCGTGATTCGCGCGCGGAAGCGATCGGCGCGCGCCTGGCGGAACTCGGCATCGACGGCGCGTACGAAGGCGCGCTGCGCTACGTGTCGAACCCGGACCTGATCTCGCGGACCCACTTCGCGCGTTTCCTCGTGGAGGCCGGCCATGTCGCGTCGGTGCAGGACGCGTTCACGCGCTACCTCGGCGACGACAAACCCGGTTACGTGCCGTACCGCTGGGCGAAACTCGAAGACTCGATCGCGTGGATCAAGGCGGCGGGCGGCGAGGCGGTCGTCGCGCATCCGGGCCGCTACGCGTATACGCCGGTGCAATTCGGCGCGCTGTTCGGCGAGTTCATCGATCTGGGCGGCAAGGCGATCGAAGTCGTCACCGGCAGCCACACGCCGGACCAGTACGCCGAGTACGCGAACGTCGCGCGCCGTTACGGCTTCGAGGCGTCGCGCGGCTCGGACTTCCATGCGCCAGGCCCGGACTCGGTCGAGCCCGGCAGTCTGCCGCCGCTTCCCTCCGATCTGAAGCCCGTCTGGGAGCGATGGCTGTAG